A region of Salvelinus alpinus chromosome 6, SLU_Salpinus.1, whole genome shotgun sequence DNA encodes the following proteins:
- the LOC139578187 gene encoding ATP-sensitive inward rectifier potassium channel 11-like, whose amino-acid sequence MLSRKGLIPDDYLLTRLAEDVQQPKFKASKARKARFVAKNGTCNVAHTNIREQGRFLQDVFTTLVDLKWLHLLIIFTMSFLCSWLLFAMVWWLIAFAHGDLDQKGDDFVPCVTDIHSFSSAFLFSIEVQVTIGFGGRMVTEECLSAIVVLIIQNIVGLLINAIMLGCIFMKTAQANRRAETLIFSKHAVISIRNNKLCFMIRLGDLRKSMIISATVRMQVVRRSTTSEGDVVPLDQIDIHMDNPVGTNGIFLVVPLIICHVIDKDSPLYELSPADLQNNDIEVVVVLEGVVETTGITTQARTSYLSEEILWGQRFVPTISEEEGMYAVDYSKFGNTVRVATPSCSAKKLDEKGGIARFKLHEHATPRPSVRRRRLSLRMKQYSTISPLA is encoded by the coding sequence ATGCTTTCCCGAAAAGGACTGATCCCGGACGACTACTTGCTGACCCGCTTGGCTGAGGATGTCCAGCAGCCTAAATTCAAGGCGTCAAAAGCGCGGAAGGCTCGGTTCGTCGCCAAAAACGGAACATGTAATGTGGCCCACACGAACATTCGCGAACAGGGACGGTTCCTACAGGATGTTTTCACCACTTTAGTGGATCTAAAATGGCTTCACTTACTTATCATTTTCACTATGTCATTTCTGTGCAGCTGGCTGCTGTTTGCAATGGTTTGGTGGCTCATTGCCTTTGCGCACGGCGACCTGGATCAAAAGGGTGACGACTTTGTCCCGTGCGTGACGGACATCCACTCCTTCTCCTCTGCGTTTCTTTTCTCCATAGAGGTACAGGTGACCATCGGGTTCGGGGGGCGCATGGTCACAGAGGAATGCTTGTCTGCCATAGTGGTCCTTATCATTCAGAACATCGTGGGCTTGTTGATTAACGCCATCATGCTGGGGTGTATCTTTATGAAGACGGCCCAGGCCAACCGGCGCGCCGAAACGCTGATCTTCAGCAAGCACGCCGTCATCTCCATCCGAAATAACAAACTGTGCTTTATGATCCGTTTAGGGGACCTGCGGAAGAGCATGATCATTAGTGCCACCGTGCGGATGCAGGTGGTAAGGCGCAGCACCACTTCGGAGGGCGACGTGGTCCCCCTGGACCAGATAGACATTCACATGGACAACCCCGTGGGGACCAACGGTATTTTCCTGGTGGTCCCTCTCATCATATGCCACGTTATTGACAAAGACAGCCCGCTCTACGAGCTATCGCCAGCGGATTTACAAAATAATGATATCGAGGTGGTAGTGGTGCTGGAGGGGGTGGTGGAGACCACGGGTATAACCACCCAGGCCCGTACATCCTACCTGTCTGAGGAGATACTGTGGGGGCAGCGCTTTGTGCCCACTATATCCGAGGAGGAGGGCATGTATGCGGTGGACTATTCTAAATTCGGTAACACAGTTAGAGTAGCGACACCCAGCTGCAGTGCCAAGAAACTGGATGAGAAGGGAGGCATCGCCAGGTTTAAACTGCACGAGCACGCTACCCCGCGGCCGTCGGTGAGAAGGCGGCGGCTCTCACTGCGCATGAAGCAATACAGCACCATCAGCCCGCTAGCCTAA
- the LOC139578188 gene encoding MOB kinase activator 2-like isoform X4, whose product MDWLMGKSKTKPNGKKPPAEEKKQYLEAEFTKVRVVDFDLKELVLLPREIDLNEWLASNTTTFFNLINLQYSTISEFCTGDTCQAMTACNTIYYWYDERGKKTKCTAPQYVDFVMSLVQKLVTEEENFPTKYGKEFPNSFDSLVKKICRYLFHVLAHLYWAHFKETVALDLQGHLNTLYAHFIVFVREFNLVDPKETCIMDDLSEILCAPVPPTPAPAAPSSPNSAPSPSSHNHVTER is encoded by the exons GAAGTCTAAGACGAAGCCCAATGGGAAGAAGCCGCCAGCGGAAGAGAAGAAGCAGTATCTGGAGGCGGAGTTCACTAAAGTACGCGTGGTGGACTTCGACCTGAAAGAGCTGGTGCTGCTGCCCAGGGAGATAGACCTCAACGAATGGCTCGCCAGCAACA CGACGACCTTCTTCAATCTAATAAACCTGCAGTACAGCACCATCTCAGAGTTCTGTACTGGGGACACCTGTCAAGCCATGACGGCCTGCAACAC AATATACTACTGGTATGACGAGAGGGGGAAGAAGACAAAATGCACTGCCCCTCAGTACGTCGACTTCGTCATGAGTCTGGTGCAGAAGCTGGTCACAGAAGAGGAAAACTTCCCTACGAAATATG GCAAAGAGTTCCCCAACTCGTTTGACTCTTTGGTAAAGAAGATTTGCCGGTACCTCTTCCACGTCCTGGCTCACCTCTACTGGGCTCATTTTAAGGAGACAGTGGCTCTGGACCTGCAGGGTCACTTGAACACTCTGTACGCACATTTCATTGTTTTCGTAAGGGAATTCAACCTGGTCGACCCCAAGGAGACCTGTATCATGGACGACCTGTCCGAAATCCTCTGCGCCCCCGTGCCCCCCACCCCAGCACCCGCCGCCCCTTCCTCCCCTAACTcggccccctccccctcctcacacaaCCACGTGACGGAGAGATGA
- the LOC139578188 gene encoding MOB kinase activator 2-like isoform X3, which yields MRFKRNGSYTLNRKSKTKPNGKKPPAEEKKQYLEAEFTKVRVVDFDLKELVLLPREIDLNEWLASNTTTFFNLINLQYSTISEFCTGDTCQAMTACNTIYYWYDERGKKTKCTAPQYVDFVMSLVQKLVTEEENFPTKYGKEFPNSFDSLVKKICRYLFHVLAHLYWAHFKETVALDLQGHLNTLYAHFIVFVREFNLVDPKETCIMDDLSEILCAPVPPTPAPAAPSSPNSAPSPSSHNHVTER from the exons GAAGTCTAAGACGAAGCCCAATGGGAAGAAGCCGCCAGCGGAAGAGAAGAAGCAGTATCTGGAGGCGGAGTTCACTAAAGTACGCGTGGTGGACTTCGACCTGAAAGAGCTGGTGCTGCTGCCCAGGGAGATAGACCTCAACGAATGGCTCGCCAGCAACA CGACGACCTTCTTCAATCTAATAAACCTGCAGTACAGCACCATCTCAGAGTTCTGTACTGGGGACACCTGTCAAGCCATGACGGCCTGCAACAC AATATACTACTGGTATGACGAGAGGGGGAAGAAGACAAAATGCACTGCCCCTCAGTACGTCGACTTCGTCATGAGTCTGGTGCAGAAGCTGGTCACAGAAGAGGAAAACTTCCCTACGAAATATG GCAAAGAGTTCCCCAACTCGTTTGACTCTTTGGTAAAGAAGATTTGCCGGTACCTCTTCCACGTCCTGGCTCACCTCTACTGGGCTCATTTTAAGGAGACAGTGGCTCTGGACCTGCAGGGTCACTTGAACACTCTGTACGCACATTTCATTGTTTTCGTAAGGGAATTCAACCTGGTCGACCCCAAGGAGACCTGTATCATGGACGACCTGTCCGAAATCCTCTGCGCCCCCGTGCCCCCCACCCCAGCACCCGCCGCCCCTTCCTCCCCTAACTcggccccctccccctcctcacacaaCCACGTGACGGAGAGATGA
- the LOC139578188 gene encoding MOB kinase activator 2-like isoform X2, translating into MGVLVCCDCFFYRKSKTKPNGKKPPAEEKKQYLEAEFTKVRVVDFDLKELVLLPREIDLNEWLASNTTTFFNLINLQYSTISEFCTGDTCQAMTACNTIYYWYDERGKKTKCTAPQYVDFVMSLVQKLVTEEENFPTKYGKEFPNSFDSLVKKICRYLFHVLAHLYWAHFKETVALDLQGHLNTLYAHFIVFVREFNLVDPKETCIMDDLSEILCAPVPPTPAPAAPSSPNSAPSPSSHNHVTER; encoded by the exons GAAGTCTAAGACGAAGCCCAATGGGAAGAAGCCGCCAGCGGAAGAGAAGAAGCAGTATCTGGAGGCGGAGTTCACTAAAGTACGCGTGGTGGACTTCGACCTGAAAGAGCTGGTGCTGCTGCCCAGGGAGATAGACCTCAACGAATGGCTCGCCAGCAACA CGACGACCTTCTTCAATCTAATAAACCTGCAGTACAGCACCATCTCAGAGTTCTGTACTGGGGACACCTGTCAAGCCATGACGGCCTGCAACAC AATATACTACTGGTATGACGAGAGGGGGAAGAAGACAAAATGCACTGCCCCTCAGTACGTCGACTTCGTCATGAGTCTGGTGCAGAAGCTGGTCACAGAAGAGGAAAACTTCCCTACGAAATATG GCAAAGAGTTCCCCAACTCGTTTGACTCTTTGGTAAAGAAGATTTGCCGGTACCTCTTCCACGTCCTGGCTCACCTCTACTGGGCTCATTTTAAGGAGACAGTGGCTCTGGACCTGCAGGGTCACTTGAACACTCTGTACGCACATTTCATTGTTTTCGTAAGGGAATTCAACCTGGTCGACCCCAAGGAGACCTGTATCATGGACGACCTGTCCGAAATCCTCTGCGCCCCCGTGCCCCCCACCCCAGCACCCGCCGCCCCTTCCTCCCCTAACTcggccccctccccctcctcacacaaCCACGTGACGGAGAGATGA
- the LOC139578188 gene encoding MOB kinase activator 2-like isoform X1 translates to MVGDYCSISGENTDMHSQRNAKSGLSCKMVLQAVGKVLRKSKTKPNGKKPPAEEKKQYLEAEFTKVRVVDFDLKELVLLPREIDLNEWLASNTTTFFNLINLQYSTISEFCTGDTCQAMTACNTIYYWYDERGKKTKCTAPQYVDFVMSLVQKLVTEEENFPTKYGKEFPNSFDSLVKKICRYLFHVLAHLYWAHFKETVALDLQGHLNTLYAHFIVFVREFNLVDPKETCIMDDLSEILCAPVPPTPAPAAPSSPNSAPSPSSHNHVTER, encoded by the exons ATGGTCGGAGATTACTGTTCTATTTCAGGCGAAAATACGGATATGCACTCACAGAGGAACGCAAAAAGCGGATTAAGTTGTAAAATGGTCCTTCAGGCGGTGGGCAAAGTTTTAAG GAAGTCTAAGACGAAGCCCAATGGGAAGAAGCCGCCAGCGGAAGAGAAGAAGCAGTATCTGGAGGCGGAGTTCACTAAAGTACGCGTGGTGGACTTCGACCTGAAAGAGCTGGTGCTGCTGCCCAGGGAGATAGACCTCAACGAATGGCTCGCCAGCAACA CGACGACCTTCTTCAATCTAATAAACCTGCAGTACAGCACCATCTCAGAGTTCTGTACTGGGGACACCTGTCAAGCCATGACGGCCTGCAACAC AATATACTACTGGTATGACGAGAGGGGGAAGAAGACAAAATGCACTGCCCCTCAGTACGTCGACTTCGTCATGAGTCTGGTGCAGAAGCTGGTCACAGAAGAGGAAAACTTCCCTACGAAATATG GCAAAGAGTTCCCCAACTCGTTTGACTCTTTGGTAAAGAAGATTTGCCGGTACCTCTTCCACGTCCTGGCTCACCTCTACTGGGCTCATTTTAAGGAGACAGTGGCTCTGGACCTGCAGGGTCACTTGAACACTCTGTACGCACATTTCATTGTTTTCGTAAGGGAATTCAACCTGGTCGACCCCAAGGAGACCTGTATCATGGACGACCTGTCCGAAATCCTCTGCGCCCCCGTGCCCCCCACCCCAGCACCCGCCGCCCCTTCCTCCCCTAACTcggccccctccccctcctcacacaaCCACGTGACGGAGAGATGA